Proteins encoded together in one Streptomyces sp. NBC_01216 window:
- a CDS encoding AIM24 family protein, producing MATFRLQGSKVLAVDMTGDAVKAKNGSMVAYDGQMAFKKMSGGGEGLRGMVTRRLTGEQMEVMEVKGQGTCWFADRASEINLVSLHGDKLFVEASNLLCTDAGLRTGTTFTGLRGGATGNGLFTTTVEGTGQAAIMSDGPAVVLRVSPQYPLSVDPGAYIAHQGNVQQHFQSGVTFRTFLGEGGGEAFQIRFEGDGLVYVQPSERNTIGGDV from the coding sequence GTGGCTACGTTCCGACTCCAAGGCAGCAAAGTGCTCGCCGTCGACATGACCGGCGACGCCGTGAAGGCGAAGAACGGCTCGATGGTCGCCTACGACGGCCAGATGGCGTTCAAGAAGATGTCCGGCGGCGGCGAGGGCCTGCGCGGGATGGTCACCCGCCGCCTCACCGGCGAACAGATGGAGGTGATGGAGGTGAAGGGCCAGGGGACCTGCTGGTTCGCCGACCGCGCCTCCGAGATCAACCTCGTGTCCCTGCACGGCGACAAGCTATTCGTCGAGGCGAGCAACCTGCTCTGCACCGACGCGGGCCTGCGCACCGGGACCACCTTCACCGGCCTGCGCGGCGGTGCGACCGGCAACGGGCTCTTCACGACGACCGTCGAGGGCACCGGCCAGGCCGCCATCATGTCCGACGGCCCGGCGGTGGTGCTGCGCGTCTCCCCGCAGTACCCGCTCTCCGTCGACCCCGGCGCCTACATCGCGCACCAGGGCAACGTCCAGCAGCACTTCCAGTCCGGTGTGACCTTCCGCACCTTCCTCGGCGAGGGCGGCGGCGAGGCGTTCCAGATCCGCTTCGAGGGCGACGGTCTCGTCTACGTGCAGCCGAGCGAGCGGAACACGATCGGGGGTGACGTCTGA
- a CDS encoding AIM24 family protein yields the protein MPFREVNSKMVEATVVPGRHMFSQRGAMLAYRGEVSFTPNLTGGQGGVMSMIGRRVAGEATPLMTVEGDGTVMFGHGGHHIQVIQLSGDTLYVEADRLLAFDGTLEQGTMFMGSQGGVMGMVRGQVTGQGLFTTTLRGHGAVAVMAHGGVIELPITPGRPVHVDPQAYVAHHGDVRNKLSTALGWRDMVGRGSGEAFQLELSGSGAVYVQASEEKL from the coding sequence ATGCCGTTCCGCGAGGTCAACTCGAAGATGGTCGAGGCGACGGTGGTGCCGGGCCGGCACATGTTCAGCCAGCGCGGCGCGATGCTCGCCTACCGCGGCGAGGTCTCCTTCACCCCGAACCTCACCGGCGGCCAGGGCGGCGTGATGTCGATGATCGGCCGCCGGGTGGCGGGCGAGGCGACGCCGCTGATGACGGTCGAGGGCGACGGCACGGTGATGTTCGGCCACGGCGGCCACCACATCCAGGTGATCCAGCTGTCCGGCGACACCCTCTACGTCGAGGCCGACCGGCTGCTGGCCTTCGACGGCACCCTGGAGCAGGGCACCATGTTCATGGGCTCCCAGGGGGGCGTCATGGGCATGGTGCGCGGACAGGTGACGGGCCAGGGGCTCTTCACCACCACGCTCCGCGGCCACGGCGCGGTCGCCGTCATGGCCCACGGCGGGGTGATCGAGCTGCCGATCACGCCCGGCCGTCCGGTCCACGTGGACCCGCAGGCGTACGTCGCCCACCACGGCGACGTACGCAACAAGCTCTCCACCGCGCTCGGCTGGCGCGACATGGTGGGGCGCGGCTCCGGTGAGGCGTTCCAGCTGGAACTCAGTGGCAGCGGCGCCGTGTACGTACAGGCCTCGGAGGAGAAGCTGTGA
- a CDS encoding AIM24 family protein, translated as MTLPSDDNVNAYTFCVELKGSPWFLQKGKMIAYYGRIEFNGIGHGRLDRLVRTSFHSPLHASDWVVAEGSGKMLLADRAFDVNSYDLDEGNLTIRSGNLLAYQPTLALKQSIVPGFVTLIGTGKFVAASNGPVVFMEPPMRVDPQALVGWADCPSPCHHYDHGYLTGVMGGVRALTGLGGSSGEEHQFEFVGAGTVLLQSTELLMAERAIGEPPAQAGVPGHTPHGSGHGPQGSVPRLPGQLGDLQRRFGL; from the coding sequence ATGACCCTGCCGTCGGACGACAACGTGAACGCGTACACCTTCTGCGTGGAACTCAAGGGCTCCCCCTGGTTCCTGCAGAAGGGGAAGATGATCGCCTACTACGGGCGGATCGAGTTCAACGGCATCGGCCACGGTCGGCTGGACCGTCTGGTGCGGACCTCCTTCCACTCGCCGCTGCACGCGAGCGACTGGGTGGTGGCCGAGGGGAGCGGCAAGATGCTGCTCGCCGACCGGGCCTTCGACGTCAACTCGTACGACCTCGACGAGGGCAACCTGACGATCCGTTCGGGCAACCTCCTCGCGTACCAGCCGACGCTGGCCCTGAAGCAGTCGATCGTCCCGGGCTTCGTGACGCTGATCGGCACGGGTAAGTTCGTGGCCGCGTCCAACGGTCCGGTGGTCTTCATGGAGCCGCCGATGCGTGTGGACCCGCAGGCGCTGGTGGGCTGGGCGGACTGCCCCTCCCCCTGCCATCACTACGACCACGGCTATCTGACCGGGGTGATGGGCGGCGTGCGGGCGCTGACGGGCCTCGGTGGCAGTTCCGGCGAGGAGCACCAGTTCGAGTTCGTCGGTGCGGGTACGGTCCTGCTCCAGTCCACCGAGCTACTGATGGCGGAGCGCGCGATCGGCGAGCCACCGGCCCAGGCGGGCGTCCCGGGCCACACCCCGCATGGTTCCGGCCACGGACCGCAGGGCTCCGTACCGCGCCTGCCCGGGCAACTGGGCGATCTCCAGCGTCGCTTCGGCCTCTGA
- a CDS encoding MarR family winged helix-turn-helix transcriptional regulator — METETATPWLSDAEQCAWRTYLDVNRMLTYQLEKDLQPFGLTNNDYEILVNLSESAERRLRMSDLATATLQSKSRLSHQITRMENAGLVRRENCESDRRGLYAVLTDQGMETMRKVAPHHVESVRQHFIDQLSPEALGDLHESLKPVAERLRGRRGKP, encoded by the coding sequence ATGGAGACCGAGACGGCCACCCCCTGGCTCAGCGACGCCGAGCAGTGCGCCTGGCGCACCTACCTGGACGTCAACAGAATGCTGACGTACCAGCTGGAGAAGGACCTCCAGCCCTTCGGCCTGACCAACAACGACTACGAGATCCTGGTGAACCTCTCGGAGTCGGCTGAACGCCGTCTGCGCATGAGCGATCTGGCCACCGCGACCCTGCAGTCCAAGAGCCGGCTCTCGCACCAGATCACCCGCATGGAGAACGCCGGACTGGTCCGGCGGGAGAACTGCGAGTCAGACCGGCGTGGCCTGTACGCCGTCCTGACGGACCAGGGCATGGAGACCATGCGCAAGGTGGCCCCGCACCACGTCGAGTCGGTGCGCCAGCACTTCATCGACCAGCTCTCCCCGGAGGCCCTGGGCGACCTCCACGAGTCGCTCAAGCCGGTCGCCGAGCGGCTCCGTGGCCGCCGCGGCAAGCCGTAA
- the meaB gene encoding methylmalonyl Co-A mutase-associated GTPase MeaB, with the protein MVDVPALVDQAREGRPRAVARLISLVEGASPQLREVMAALAPLAGGAYVVGLTGSPGVGKSTSTSALVSAYRRAGKRVGVLAVDPSSPFSGGALLGDRIRMSEHASDPGVYIRSMATRGHLGGLAWAAPQAIRVLDAAGCDVVLVETVGVGQSEVEIASQADTSVVLLAPGMGDGIQAAKAGILEIGDVYVVNKADRDGADATARELNHMLGLGEARGPGDWRPPIVKTVAARGEGVDEVVEALEKHRAWMEEHGVLAERRRARSAHEVETIAVTALRERIGDLHGDRRLDALAERIVAGELDPYAASDELIASLTGN; encoded by the coding sequence ATGGTGGACGTCCCCGCACTGGTGGACCAGGCACGGGAGGGCCGGCCGCGGGCCGTGGCCCGGCTGATCTCGCTCGTGGAGGGGGCGTCCCCCCAACTGCGCGAGGTGATGGCGGCGCTGGCCCCGCTGGCCGGCGGCGCGTACGTGGTGGGCCTGACCGGCTCGCCCGGCGTGGGCAAGTCCACGTCGACGTCCGCGCTGGTCTCCGCGTACCGGAGAGCGGGCAAGCGGGTCGGGGTGCTGGCTGTCGACCCCTCGTCGCCCTTCAGCGGCGGGGCGCTGCTCGGCGACCGTATCCGGATGTCGGAGCACGCCTCCGACCCGGGTGTGTACATCCGCTCGATGGCCACGCGCGGTCATCTGGGCGGCCTGGCGTGGGCCGCCCCGCAGGCGATCCGCGTGCTGGACGCGGCCGGCTGCGACGTGGTCCTCGTCGAGACGGTCGGTGTCGGGCAGTCGGAGGTGGAGATCGCCTCCCAGGCGGACACCTCCGTGGTGCTGCTCGCGCCGGGCATGGGTGACGGCATCCAGGCGGCCAAGGCGGGCATCCTGGAGATCGGCGACGTGTACGTGGTCAACAAGGCGGACCGGGACGGCGCGGACGCGACGGCCCGTGAGCTGAACCACATGCTGGGTCTGGGGGAGGCGCGTGGTCCGGGCGACTGGCGCCCGCCGATCGTCAAGACCGTGGCGGCGCGCGGCGAGGGCGTCGACGAGGTCGTGGAGGCGCTGGAGAAGCACCGCGCCTGGATGGAGGAGCACGGGGTGCTCGCCGAGCGTCGCCGCGCCCGCTCGGCCCACGAGGTCGAGACGATCGCGGTCACCGCGCTGCGCGAGCGGATCGGCGACCTGCACGGCGACCGCCGTCTGGACGCGCTGGCGGAGCGCATCGTGGCGGGGGAGCTGGACCCGTACGCGGCCTCCGACGAGCTCATCGCGAGCCTGACGGGCAACTGA
- a CDS encoding acetyl-CoA C-acetyltransferase — protein MSGTTGTTSVIVAGARTPMGRLLGSLKSFSGADLGGFAIKAALDRAGIGGDQVQYVIMGQVLQAGAGQIPARQAAFKGGIPMSVPALTVNKVCLSGLDAIALADQLIRAGEFDIVVAGGQESMTNAPHLLPKSREGYKYGAIEMLDAMAYDGLTDAFENIAMGESTEKHNTRLGIPRAEQDEIAALSHQRAAAAQKNGIFEAEITPVEIPQRKGEPVVFAKDEGIRAETTAESLGKLRPAFAKDGTITAGTSSQISDGAAAVVVMSKAKAEELGLEWIAEIGAHGNVAGPDNSLQSQPSNAIRHALTKEGLTVDDLDLIEINEAFAAVAHQSMKDLGVTPEKVNVNGGAIALGHPIGMSGARVVLHLALELKRRGGGVGAAALCGGGGQGDALIVRVPGK, from the coding sequence ATGTCTGGAACGACCGGTACCACCTCAGTGATCGTCGCGGGCGCCCGCACGCCCATGGGGCGACTGCTCGGCTCCCTCAAGTCCTTCTCCGGTGCCGACCTGGGCGGTTTCGCCATCAAGGCCGCGCTCGACCGGGCGGGCATCGGCGGCGACCAGGTGCAGTACGTGATCATGGGCCAGGTGCTCCAGGCGGGCGCCGGCCAGATCCCCGCACGTCAGGCTGCCTTCAAGGGCGGCATCCCGATGAGCGTCCCGGCCCTCACCGTCAACAAGGTGTGCCTGTCCGGTCTGGACGCCATCGCACTGGCCGACCAACTGATCCGCGCCGGTGAGTTCGACATCGTCGTGGCCGGCGGCCAGGAGTCGATGACGAACGCCCCGCACCTGCTGCCGAAGTCCCGCGAGGGCTACAAGTACGGTGCGATCGAGATGCTCGACGCCATGGCCTACGACGGCCTCACCGACGCCTTCGAGAACATCGCCATGGGCGAGTCCACGGAGAAGCACAACACTCGCCTGGGCATCCCGCGCGCCGAGCAGGACGAGATCGCCGCGCTGTCCCACCAGCGCGCGGCCGCCGCGCAGAAGAACGGCATCTTCGAGGCCGAGATCACCCCGGTCGAGATCCCGCAGCGCAAGGGGGAGCCGGTCGTCTTCGCCAAGGACGAGGGCATCCGCGCCGAGACCACGGCCGAGTCCCTCGGCAAGCTCCGCCCGGCCTTCGCCAAGGACGGCACGATCACCGCGGGCACCTCCTCGCAGATCTCGGACGGCGCCGCCGCCGTCGTGGTGATGAGCAAGGCCAAGGCCGAGGAGCTGGGCCTGGAGTGGATCGCCGAGATCGGCGCCCACGGCAATGTGGCGGGGCCGGACAACTCGCTCCAGTCGCAGCCGTCCAACGCGATCCGGCACGCGCTCACGAAGGAGGGCCTGACCGTCGACGACCTCGACCTGATCGAGATCAACGAGGCGTTCGCCGCGGTCGCCCACCAGTCAATGAAGGATCTGGGCGTCACCCCGGAAAAGGTGAACGTCAACGGCGGCGCCATCGCCCTCGGCCACCCCATCGGCATGTCCGGCGCCCGTGTGGTGCTGCACCTCGCGCTCGAGCTGAAGCGGCGCGGCGGCGGTGTCGGCGCGGCGGCCCTGTGCGGCGGTGGCGGCCAGGGTGACGCACTGATCGTTCGCGTCCCCGGCAAGTAG
- the mce gene encoding methylmalonyl-CoA epimerase, producing the protein MLTRIDHIGIACFDLDKTVEFYRATYGFEVFHSEVNEEQGVREAMLKINETSDGGASYLQLLEPTREDSAVGKWLAKNGEGVHHIAFGTADVDGDAADIRSKGVRVLYDEPRTGSMGSRITFLHPKDCHGVLTELVTSAAPSGDHSAAEH; encoded by the coding sequence ATGCTGACGCGAATCGACCACATCGGGATCGCCTGTTTCGACCTCGACAAGACCGTCGAGTTCTACCGTGCGACCTACGGTTTCGAGGTGTTCCACTCCGAGGTGAACGAGGAGCAGGGCGTCCGCGAGGCCATGCTCAAGATCAACGAGACCTCCGACGGCGGCGCCTCCTACCTCCAGCTCCTCGAGCCGACCCGCGAGGACTCCGCCGTGGGCAAATGGCTGGCCAAGAACGGAGAGGGAGTCCACCACATCGCCTTCGGGACCGCGGACGTGGACGGCGACGCCGCGGACATCCGCTCCAAGGGCGTCCGGGTCCTCTACGACGAACCCCGTACCGGCTCCATGGGGTCCCGCATCACCTTCCTTCACCCCAAGGACTGCCACGGCGTCCTCACCGAACTGGTCACCTCGGCCGCACCCTCCGGCGACCACTCCGCTGCGGAGCACTGA